One window of the Natrinema sp. HArc-T2 genome contains the following:
- a CDS encoding N-acetyltransferase family protein, giving the protein MEIRPASHDDRDQIRAVARETWHDTYDELDAETIDETIDEWYSDEALETALTKPGTAFLVTEADGEIVGFTHGVVSEDEGDVLRMSVHPDHQNEGIGTALYERLREDLQDFNMERMRAIDLASNEGGREFYETHGFEPTDEDDVEIGGEKRREVVYTLEL; this is encoded by the coding sequence ATGGAGATCCGACCAGCGAGCCACGACGACCGCGACCAGATCAGAGCCGTCGCCCGCGAGACCTGGCACGATACCTACGACGAACTCGATGCCGAGACCATCGACGAGACCATCGACGAGTGGTACAGTGACGAGGCACTCGAGACGGCATTGACGAAACCCGGTACGGCGTTTCTCGTCACGGAAGCCGACGGCGAAATCGTCGGCTTTACCCACGGCGTCGTCTCCGAGGACGAAGGCGATGTCCTGCGCATGTCCGTCCATCCGGACCATCAGAACGAGGGCATCGGCACCGCACTCTACGAGCGACTGCGCGAGGACTTACAGGACTTCAACATGGAGCGTATGCGCGCGATCGATCTCGCCTCGAACGAGGGCGGTCGCGAGTTCTACGAAACCCATGGCTTCGAGCCGACCGACGAGGACGACGTCGAAATCGGCGGCGAAAAGCGACGTGAGGTCGTCTACACGCTCGAGCTATAA
- a CDS encoding N-acetyltransferase family protein: MDIRSATPDDFEAITAVARETWHATYDELEADMIDQTVDDWYTDDSMPLEAPGTIVLVAEEDGELVGFTHAVAQGDKADILRLYVHPDHQNEGIGLALHERLMKEIESYDVDRVRSFDFAFNDASRAFYEGLGFEQTDEGEVEIDGEYYFEAVYTHDVS, encoded by the coding sequence ATGGACATTCGATCCGCGACACCCGACGATTTCGAGGCGATTACCGCAGTCGCTCGCGAAACCTGGCACGCCACCTACGACGAACTCGAGGCCGACATGATCGACCAAACCGTCGACGACTGGTACACCGACGACTCGATGCCACTCGAGGCGCCCGGCACGATCGTGCTCGTCGCCGAAGAAGACGGCGAACTCGTCGGCTTTACCCACGCCGTTGCCCAGGGCGACAAAGCTGACATCCTTCGGCTGTACGTCCACCCCGACCACCAGAACGAGGGGATCGGGTTGGCCCTTCACGAGCGGCTGATGAAAGAAATCGAATCCTACGACGTCGATCGCGTCAGATCGTTCGACTTCGCGTTCAACGACGCCAGTCGCGCGTTCTACGAAGGGCTCGGCTTCGAACAGACCGACGAAGGCGAGGTCGAAATCGACGGCGAGTACTACTTTGAGGCCGTCTACACGCACGACGTATCGTAG
- a CDS encoding translation initiation factor, with translation MADEDDLEDLLEELDSQGDLETAEQVLSLRIEKRRYDKPVTIIEGFDLSKSELESTASGLKSALGTGGTVTDGRIELQGDHRGRVPDLLRDRGFEIRE, from the coding sequence ATGGCAGACGAAGACGACCTCGAGGACCTGCTCGAGGAATTGGATAGTCAGGGAGATCTCGAGACTGCCGAACAGGTGCTGTCGCTGCGGATCGAAAAACGACGCTACGACAAGCCGGTGACGATCATCGAGGGGTTCGACCTGTCGAAATCGGAACTCGAGTCGACCGCCTCGGGTCTCAAGAGCGCGCTGGGGACCGGTGGGACGGTCACCGATGGCCGAATCGAACTGCAGGGCGATCACCGTGGCCGCGTGCCCGATCTCCTGCGCGATCGGGGCTTCGAGATTCGCGAGTGA
- a CDS encoding excinuclease ABC subunit C, with protein MNADGVRERAGSLPREPGVYQFRAGETTLYVGKAVDLRDRVRSYADPRSARIGRMVDRADDIEIAVTDTETQALLLEANLIKRHQPRYNVRLKDDKSYPMVQVTDHDAPRIEVTRDPDESATVFGPYTSKRQVETVVKALRETYGIRGCSDHKYAGRDRPCLDYEMGLCTAPCTREIDLASYREDVTAVERFLEGETGILADPLRREMEAAAEAQQFERAANLRDRLETVDAFHGEGGEAVQSVGDERAVDVLGVAIEGEDATVARLRAEDGKLVDRDRHTLEAPGSAGATGEDEGVASVLAAFIVQYYAERDLPDALLLPERHDDEEVASWLATEGIAVRVPGAGREAKLVDLALKNARRNVGRRDECSMLADALELDTARRIEGFDVSHAQGTAAVGSNVTFVDGSAEKAYYRRKKLTDQNDDYDNMRALLEWRATRAVEGRDDRPDPDLLLIDGGEGQLEAARDALADVGWDVPAVALAKAEERVITPRRTFSWPSDAPHLHLLQRVRDEAHRFAVQYHQTVRDEVKTVLDDVDGVGPETRKRLLGRFGSVENVREASLEDLRSVEGIGEKTAETIKSRL; from the coding sequence ATGAACGCCGATGGGGTTCGCGAGCGCGCCGGATCGCTGCCGCGAGAGCCCGGCGTCTACCAGTTTCGGGCGGGTGAGACGACCCTGTACGTCGGGAAGGCAGTCGACCTTCGGGACCGGGTGCGGTCCTACGCTGACCCGCGCAGCGCGCGGATTGGACGGATGGTCGATCGAGCCGACGACATCGAGATCGCCGTCACCGACACCGAGACGCAGGCGCTGTTGCTCGAGGCGAACCTGATCAAGCGCCACCAGCCCCGCTATAACGTCCGGCTGAAAGACGACAAGTCCTATCCGATGGTCCAGGTGACCGACCACGACGCGCCGCGGATCGAGGTCACCCGCGATCCCGACGAGTCCGCGACCGTCTTCGGCCCCTACACCAGCAAGCGCCAGGTCGAGACCGTCGTGAAGGCGCTGCGCGAGACCTACGGAATCCGGGGCTGTTCGGACCACAAGTACGCGGGCCGCGACCGACCGTGTCTGGACTACGAGATGGGGCTATGTACCGCCCCCTGTACCCGCGAGATCGATCTCGCGAGCTACCGCGAGGACGTCACCGCCGTCGAACGCTTTCTCGAGGGTGAGACGGGAATCCTCGCCGACCCGTTGCGCCGGGAGATGGAAGCCGCTGCGGAAGCACAGCAGTTCGAGCGCGCGGCGAACCTGCGGGACCGGCTCGAGACCGTCGACGCGTTCCACGGCGAGGGCGGCGAGGCGGTCCAGTCGGTCGGCGACGAGCGAGCCGTCGATGTCCTCGGCGTCGCCATCGAAGGCGAGGACGCCACCGTCGCCCGCCTGCGCGCCGAGGACGGCAAGCTGGTCGATCGGGATCGGCATACGCTCGAGGCCCCCGGCTCTGCGGGCGCGACCGGCGAGGACGAGGGCGTTGCGAGCGTCCTCGCCGCCTTTATCGTCCAGTACTACGCCGAGCGCGACCTGCCAGATGCCCTGCTGTTGCCCGAGCGCCACGACGACGAAGAGGTCGCGTCCTGGCTCGCAACCGAGGGCATCGCGGTTCGCGTCCCGGGTGCCGGCCGGGAGGCCAAGCTGGTCGACCTCGCGCTGAAAAACGCCCGGCGCAACGTCGGTCGGCGCGACGAGTGTAGCATGCTCGCGGACGCGCTCGAACTCGACACCGCCCGGCGGATCGAAGGGTTCGACGTGAGCCACGCCCAGGGAACGGCAGCGGTCGGCAGTAACGTCACCTTTGTCGACGGCAGCGCCGAAAAAGCATATTATCGACGGAAGAAGCTCACCGACCAGAACGACGACTACGACAACATGCGTGCCCTGCTCGAGTGGCGCGCGACGCGAGCAGTCGAGGGCCGCGACGACCGGCCCGACCCCGATCTGTTGCTGATCGACGGCGGGGAAGGCCAACTCGAGGCGGCCCGCGACGCGCTCGCCGACGTGGGCTGGGACGTGCCGGCGGTCGCGTTGGCGAAAGCCGAGGAGCGAGTGATCACTCCCCGGCGGACGTTCTCATGGCCGAGCGACGCGCCACACCTGCACCTCCTCCAGCGCGTCCGTGACGAGGCCCACCGCTTTGCGGTGCAGTATCACCAGACCGTCCGCGACGAGGTGAAGACGGTGTTAGACGACGTCGATGGGGTCGGCCCCGAGACCCGGAAACGGCTGCTGGGCCGCTTCGGTAGTGTCGAGAACGTCCGCGAGGCGAGCCTCGAGGATCTCCGGAGCGTCGAGGGGATCGGCGAGAAGACCGCCGAGACGATCAAGTCGCGACTCTGA